In Bradysia coprophila strain Holo2 unplaced genomic scaffold, BU_Bcop_v1 contig_350, whole genome shotgun sequence, a genomic segment contains:
- the LOC119080678 gene encoding E3 ubiquitin-protein ligase CBL isoform X2, protein MAASRTRIPQSNISSILSKLHGAFSDACSPQKLSTDKKTLDKTWKLMDKVVKLCQQPKMNLKNSPPFILDILPDTYQRLRMIYTKYEDQMHVLHANEHFNVFINNLMRKCKQAIKLFKEGKEKMFDENSHYRRNLTKLSLVFSHMLSELKAIFPTGMFAGDQFRITKADAADFWKANFGNSTLVPWKMFRQELSKIHPISSGLEAMALKTTIDLTCNDYISNFEFDVFTRLFQPWSTLLRNWQILAVTHPGYVAFLTYDEVKARLQKYIHKAGSYVFRLSCTRLGQWAIGYVTGDGEILQTIPQNKSLCQALLDGHREGFYLYPDGRPVNPDLSFAVQSPMEDHITVTQEQYELYCEMGSTFQLCKICAENDKDIRIEPCGHLLCTPCLTAWQVDSEGQGCPFCRAEIKGTEQIVVDAFDPRKQHHRNSANGRQQNVEDDDTEV, encoded by the exons ATGGCGGCTAGTCGGACTCGTATTCCACAATCAAATATCTCatcaattttatcgaaattacACGGAGCCTTTTCGGACGCGTGCAGTCCGCAAAAATTGTCCACTGACAAAAAGACGCTGGACAAAACGTGGAAATTGATGGATAAAGTGGTGAAATTGTGCCAACAACCAAAAATGAATCTAAAAAATAGCCCTCCATTCATACTGGATATTCTGCCCGACACTTACCAAAGGTTGCGTATGATTTATACGAAATACGAGGATCAGATGCACGTTCTGCATGCCAACGaacatttcaatgttttcataaataatttaatgcgAAAGTGTAAACAAGCAATAAAACTGTTCAAAGAAGGCAAAGAGAAAATGTTCGATGAGAATTCGCACTATCGACGTAATTTGACCAAATTGAGTTTAGTGTTTTCTCACATGTTAAGTGAATTGAAAGCGATATTCCCCACTGGAATGTTTGCCGGCGACCAGTTTCGGATTACAAAAGCAGATGCAGCGGATTTTTGGAAAGCCAATTTTGGCAATAG CACACTAGTCCcatggaaaatgtttcgacAGGAATTATCGAAAATACATCCAATTTCATCTGGATTGGAGGCAATGGCATTGAAAACAACGATTGACCTAACGTGCAATGACTATATATCGAATTTTGAGTTTGATGTGTTCACTAG ATTATTTCAGCCATGGAGTACATTGTTAAGGAATTGGCAAATCTTAGCCGTAACACATCCCGGCTATGTGGCGTTTTTAACTTACGATGAAGTCAAGGCTAGATTACAGAAATATATACACAAAGCGGGCAGTTATGTGTTTCG ACTTTCGTGTACACGCTTAGGTCAATGGGCAATAGGTTACGTAACAGGCGATGGTGAAATTTTACAAACCATTCCACAAAACAAGTCGCTGTGTCAGGCGTTACTGGATGGTCATAg AGAAGGTTTCTATTTATATCCTGATGGACGACCGGTGAATCCAGACTTATCGTTTGCTGTGCAAAGTCCAATGGAGGATCACATTACTGTAACCCAAGAGCAATATGAGCTGTATTGTGAAATGg GAAGTACATTTCAACTGTGCAAGATTTGTGCGGAAAACGATAAGGACATTCGAATCGAGCCGTGCGGACATTTGCTGTGTACACCATGTTTGACAGCATGGCAAGTGGACTCGGAAGGACAG GGATGCCCGTTTTGTCGAGCAGAAATTAAAGGGACCGAACAGATCGTTGTGGATGCATTCGATCCTAGAAAGCAACATCATCGAAATTCAGCCAATGGCAGACAACAGAATGTCGAAGACGATGATACAGAGGTATAG
- the LOC119080678 gene encoding E3 ubiquitin-protein ligase CBL-B-B isoform X1, protein MAASRTRIPQSNISSILSKLHGAFSDACSPQKLSTDKKTLDKTWKLMDKVVKLCQQPKMNLKNSPPFILDILPDTYQRLRMIYTKYEDQMHVLHANEHFNVFINNLMRKCKQAIKLFKEGKEKMFDENSHYRRNLTKLSLVFSHMLSELKAIFPTGMFAGDQFRITKADAADFWKANFGNSTLVPWKMFRQELSKIHPISSGLEAMALKTTIDLTCNDYISNFEFDVFTRLFQPWSTLLRNWQILAVTHPGYVAFLTYDEVKARLQKYIHKAGSYVFRLSCTRLGQWAIGYVTGDGEILQTIPQNKSLCQALLDGHREGFYLYPDGRPVNPDLSFAVQSPMEDHITVTQEQYELYCEMGSTFQLCKICAENDKDIRIEPCGHLLCTPCLTAWQVDSEGQGCPFCRAEIKGTEQIVVDAFDPRKQHHRNSANGRQQNVEDDDTEDNGEFNIATSSLHALSNSMIISRAEKHSPHSSPRLSRRSTTPNVTSSVAAAVPTSSSSSSVQASTTPNDIYAAQAILPTAPSMHSINGSNQPANCSAMKPTSKQANPSQSSSQSNSNRMSAPPMSSASTQVINKVLNKAWSADLNDIHANANDQIAPPLPPRKSSPNVDSTVNRMLKPHSTNNVASASSLVNLSTNSTISSSLSRSSENITFCEFDVPNSIAPPIPKHNVPRPIVQTVASDLQVLSTADDDVDKVIVGPAETITGLIDTRPLDARKPIIIMSTDKEQFTNNDSNNLYHMKTSSNQQNHQRNQSDSNSNTAPSSVTPSHNAIINRPISTKPITASQICPETSSSGGSSSGVAPTAITNADAQPLLYENVTINHKDCNVPYENINLEYIARLMNEGYSKESVVTALGISRNNIEMACDILHEFVSKNSA, encoded by the exons ATGGCGGCTAGTCGGACTCGTATTCCACAATCAAATATCTCatcaattttatcgaaattacACGGAGCCTTTTCGGACGCGTGCAGTCCGCAAAAATTGTCCACTGACAAAAAGACGCTGGACAAAACGTGGAAATTGATGGATAAAGTGGTGAAATTGTGCCAACAACCAAAAATGAATCTAAAAAATAGCCCTCCATTCATACTGGATATTCTGCCCGACACTTACCAAAGGTTGCGTATGATTTATACGAAATACGAGGATCAGATGCACGTTCTGCATGCCAACGaacatttcaatgttttcataaataatttaatgcgAAAGTGTAAACAAGCAATAAAACTGTTCAAAGAAGGCAAAGAGAAAATGTTCGATGAGAATTCGCACTATCGACGTAATTTGACCAAATTGAGTTTAGTGTTTTCTCACATGTTAAGTGAATTGAAAGCGATATTCCCCACTGGAATGTTTGCCGGCGACCAGTTTCGGATTACAAAAGCAGATGCAGCGGATTTTTGGAAAGCCAATTTTGGCAATAG CACACTAGTCCcatggaaaatgtttcgacAGGAATTATCGAAAATACATCCAATTTCATCTGGATTGGAGGCAATGGCATTGAAAACAACGATTGACCTAACGTGCAATGACTATATATCGAATTTTGAGTTTGATGTGTTCACTAG ATTATTTCAGCCATGGAGTACATTGTTAAGGAATTGGCAAATCTTAGCCGTAACACATCCCGGCTATGTGGCGTTTTTAACTTACGATGAAGTCAAGGCTAGATTACAGAAATATATACACAAAGCGGGCAGTTATGTGTTTCG ACTTTCGTGTACACGCTTAGGTCAATGGGCAATAGGTTACGTAACAGGCGATGGTGAAATTTTACAAACCATTCCACAAAACAAGTCGCTGTGTCAGGCGTTACTGGATGGTCATAg AGAAGGTTTCTATTTATATCCTGATGGACGACCGGTGAATCCAGACTTATCGTTTGCTGTGCAAAGTCCAATGGAGGATCACATTACTGTAACCCAAGAGCAATATGAGCTGTATTGTGAAATGg GAAGTACATTTCAACTGTGCAAGATTTGTGCGGAAAACGATAAGGACATTCGAATCGAGCCGTGCGGACATTTGCTGTGTACACCATGTTTGACAGCATGGCAAGTGGACTCGGAAGGACAG GGATGCCCGTTTTGTCGAGCAGAAATTAAAGGGACCGAACAGATCGTTGTGGATGCATTCGATCCTAGAAAGCAACATCATCGAAATTCAGCCAATGGCAGACAACAGAATGTCGAAGACGATGATACAGAG GACAACGGGGAGTTTAATATCGCCACATCATCGTTACACGCTCTCAGCAACAGTATGATAATATCGAGAGCCGAAAAGCATAGTCCACACTCGTCGCCTCGTCTATCTCGACGAAGCACAACACCAAATGTAACGTCATCCGTGGCAGCTGCCGTTCctacatcatcatcatcttcatcTGTACAAGCATCGACGACACCGAACGATATTTATGCCGCTCAAGCAATACTTCCAACAGCTCCATCAATGCATTCGATCAATGGCAGCAATCAGCCGGCCAATTGCAGTGCAATGAAGCCAACTTCCAAACAAGCAAACCCTAGTCAATCCTCATCgcaatcaaattcaaatcgaatGAGTGCGCCACCAATGTCATCAGCATCAACCCAAGTGATCAACAAAGTTCTAAACAAAGCGTGGTCGGCCGACCTGAATGATATCCATGCAAATGCAAACGATCAAATTGCACCGCCTTTGCCACCACGCAAATCTTCACCCAATGTGGATAGTACGGTGAATCGAATGCTCAAACCGCATTCCACCAATAACGTTGCGTCCGCATCGAGTCTAGTCAATTTGTCCACCAATTCGACCATATCATCGTCACTCAGTCGAAGCTCggaaaatattacattttgtgAATTCGATGTGCCCAATTCAATAGCGCCGCCGATACCAAAACATAATGTTCCCCGACCGATCGTTCAGACAGTTGCCAGCGATTTGCAAGTGTTGAGCACTGCTGACGACGACGTGGACAAGGTAATTGTCGGCCCAGCCGAAACTATAACTGGTTTGATAGATACACGGCCGCTGGATGCACGGAAGCCGATCATTATTATGTCCACGGACAAAGAACAGTTCACCAACAACGATTCCAATAATTTGTATCACATGAAAACCAGCAGCAATCAACAGAATCATCAGCGAAATCAATCCGATTCGAATAGCAACACCGCACCGTCATCAGTTACACCCTCTCACAATGCAATAATCAATCGACCAATTTCAACGAAACCAATCACCGCGTCACAAATATGTCCGGAAACGTCTAGTTCGGGTGGCAGCAGTAGTGGTGTTGCACCTACGGCCATAACGAATGCAGATGCACAACCATTGTTGTACGAAAATGTGACAATCAATCATAAAGACTGTAATGTGCCATACGAGAACATCAATCTGGAATACATAGCCAGACTGATGAACGAAGGCTATTCCAAAGAGAGTGTCGTTACGGCACTGGGAATATCTAGGAACAATATTGAAATGGCATGCGACATTCTTCATGAATTTGTGTCCAAAAATAGCGCT